A single window of Magnetococcus marinus MC-1 DNA harbors:
- a CDS encoding aminotransferase class I/II-fold pyridoxal phosphate-dependent enzyme, giving the protein MQWAKKIAQIQPFYVMEMLAKAKALEAQGRHIVRMEAGEPDFTTPAPVLAAARLALDEDRTRYTPSLGIPELRAAIAQWYQTRYGVAVSPQRVVVTPGTSGAFQLIFGLLLDAGDRVALSDPGYPCYPNMVRFVNGEPVAIPVSPQSHYQLSAELLVEQLAPQHARGLKAAIVTSPSNPTGTLIPDAQMQTLLSAVEGQGGYVISDELYHGITYGCKARTALEFSENAIVINGFSKYFGMTGWRLGWMIVPPSAVRGIEMLSQNLFISAPTIAQYAALQAFDCAGAMDEQVARYDLNRRYLLTALPKLGFGIGVEPKGAFYIYADATQVLSKTGLANGEALCMAALEQAGCAFTPGLDFGRYRSHEHVRFCYAAELAQLKIAMERLAAWLG; this is encoded by the coding sequence ATGCAGTGGGCAAAAAAAATAGCGCAAATTCAGCCGTTTTATGTGATGGAGATGCTCGCAAAAGCCAAAGCGTTGGAGGCCCAAGGCCGCCATATTGTGCGCATGGAGGCCGGTGAGCCCGATTTTACCACCCCCGCTCCCGTGTTGGCGGCGGCCCGGCTGGCGTTGGATGAAGATCGCACCCGCTACACGCCATCCCTGGGCATACCGGAGCTGCGGGCGGCCATCGCGCAGTGGTATCAAACCCGTTATGGGGTGGCGGTGTCACCCCAGCGGGTGGTGGTAACGCCGGGTACCTCGGGGGCGTTTCAACTGATCTTTGGTCTGCTGTTGGATGCCGGGGACCGGGTGGCGCTCTCCGATCCGGGTTATCCCTGCTACCCAAACATGGTGCGCTTTGTTAATGGCGAGCCGGTGGCGATCCCGGTTTCACCCCAGAGCCACTATCAACTCTCTGCCGAGTTGCTGGTGGAACAGTTGGCTCCCCAGCATGCTCGTGGTTTAAAGGCGGCGATTGTAACCTCCCCCTCCAACCCCACGGGCACCTTGATTCCCGATGCCCAGATGCAAACCCTGTTGAGTGCCGTAGAGGGGCAGGGGGGGTATGTGATCTCCGATGAACTCTACCACGGCATTACCTATGGGTGTAAGGCGCGTACGGCCCTGGAGTTTTCTGAAAATGCTATTGTTATTAATGGCTTTTCAAAATATTTTGGGATGACAGGCTGGCGTTTGGGGTGGATGATTGTACCCCCTTCGGCGGTACGGGGCATTGAGATGTTATCACAAAATCTCTTTATTTCGGCCCCCACCATTGCTCAGTATGCGGCGCTACAAGCGTTTGATTGCGCTGGGGCTATGGATGAACAGGTAGCCCGCTACGATCTTAACCGGCGCTACCTGTTAACGGCGTTGCCCAAGTTGGGTTTTGGCATTGGGGTTGAGCCCAAGGGGGCCTTTTATATCTATGCGGATGCCACACAGGTTTTAAGCAAAACCGGTCTGGCCAATGGCGAGGCGCTCTGTATGGCGGCCCTTGAGCAGGCGGGTTGCGCCTTTACCCCAGGGTTGGATTTTGGCCGTTACCGCAGCCATGAACATGTGCGGTTCTGTTATGCAGCGGAGTTGGCGCAGCTAAAAATCGCCATGGAGCGGCTCGCAGCGTGGTTGGGTTAA
- a CDS encoding adenosylcobinamide-GDP ribazoletransferase yields MPKLGSPAVREGWQQQIWWPLCSAVRLLSRLPFPQPGGWSGEVQGRAVLFYPLVGMVIGGLVVLPLWLLGDTLPMLAAALATLLWVWLTGGLHLDGVADMADGWIGGLGNPQRTLEIMKDPHIGPAGVMSLVMLLLLKFTALHALLTLQLSLWAVVLAPMLARLAVGLLFLTTPYVSRQGMGQAPAHHLPKPWLVVVLALAWLGPLLLQSAFWPMQGTVILVWWLIRASSHKRIGGFTGDVAGALVEWSEVSMLVVLTSAEAMV; encoded by the coding sequence TTGCCCAAGCTGGGGTCTCCGGCGGTGCGTGAAGGGTGGCAACAGCAGATCTGGTGGCCCCTCTGTAGTGCCGTCAGGCTGCTCAGCCGTCTACCCTTTCCCCAACCCGGTGGCTGGTCGGGAGAGGTGCAGGGGCGGGCGGTGCTGTTCTACCCCCTTGTGGGTATGGTGATTGGCGGGTTGGTGGTGCTGCCCCTGTGGCTGCTGGGCGATACCCTGCCCATGCTGGCCGCCGCCCTGGCAACCCTGCTGTGGGTATGGCTCACGGGTGGTTTGCACCTGGATGGTGTGGCCGATATGGCCGATGGTTGGATCGGTGGGTTGGGCAATCCCCAACGCACCCTGGAGATTATGAAAGATCCCCATATTGGCCCCGCCGGTGTGATGAGTCTCGTCATGCTGCTGCTGCTCAAGTTTACCGCACTGCACGCCTTGCTTACCCTGCAACTCTCGCTGTGGGCGGTGGTGCTGGCCCCCATGCTGGCCCGCTTAGCGGTGGGCCTGCTGTTTTTAACCACCCCCTATGTCTCCCGTCAGGGCATGGGCCAAGCCCCAGCCCACCATCTGCCCAAACCCTGGCTGGTTGTGGTGCTGGCGTTGGCATGGTTGGGGCCACTGCTGCTGCAAAGCGCCTTTTGGCCCATGCAGGGCACGGTTATCCTGGTGTGGTGGCTTATAAGAGCCAGCAGCCATAAGCGGATCGGCGGGTTTACCGGTGATGTAGCCGGTGCCCTGGTGGAGTGGAGCGAGGTGAGCATGCTGGTGGTGCTAACCAGCGCCGAGGCCATGGTATGA
- a CDS encoding glycosyltransferase family 2 protein — protein MSQPLTSILMPVFNNIDIMATSIQYLTQFTETPFEIILIDNGSWEPQTDATYAALSQDPRIQVIRNKTNLGFGRANNLGLAQAKGRYIALINSDMFPIAPWLGAVHNRFAQVEKCGAVQGLIVLPSAEQGVDQWSVQTCGSQFNAKGEAIYRLPNLPMHDPRVHQASPLHSFMGTGVVLDRAVIAEVGFFDEEYDIVFMEDTDLSLRISQAGYRVYYEPAARFMHLHSASMPHLEQAVYDRSRHFNKALYHQKWPVEKIDAILQKQGFASIMV, from the coding sequence ATGTCCCAGCCCCTAACCTCCATCTTAATGCCAGTTTTCAATAACATTGACATTATGGCGACCTCCATACAATACCTCACTCAATTTACCGAGACCCCCTTTGAAATTATTTTGATTGATAATGGCTCCTGGGAACCCCAGACCGATGCCACCTACGCCGCCCTAAGCCAAGATCCCCGTATTCAGGTGATCCGCAATAAGACCAACCTCGGTTTTGGCCGGGCCAACAATCTCGGCCTAGCCCAGGCCAAGGGTCGCTATATCGCCCTGATTAACAGCGACATGTTTCCCATCGCCCCATGGTTAGGCGCGGTGCATAACCGCTTTGCCCAAGTTGAAAAGTGTGGGGCTGTGCAGGGGTTAATTGTGCTGCCCAGCGCCGAGCAAGGGGTCGATCAATGGAGCGTGCAGACCTGCGGCTCACAATTTAATGCCAAGGGGGAGGCAATCTACCGTCTACCCAACCTACCCATGCATGACCCCCGGGTCCACCAAGCCAGCCCGCTACACTCCTTCATGGGGACCGGTGTGGTATTGGACCGCGCGGTTATTGCCGAAGTTGGTTTTTTTGATGAAGAGTATGACATTGTATTTATGGAGGATACCGATCTCTCCCTACGCATCTCTCAGGCAGGCTATCGAGTCTATTATGAACCTGCTGCCCGTTTTATGCATCTCCACAGCGCCTCCATGCCCCATTTGGAGCAGGCTGTCTATGATCGCAGCCGCCATTTTAACAAGGCGCTCTATCATCAAAAATGGCCGGTGGAAAAGATTGATGCCATCCTGCAAAAACAGGGCTTTGCCTCCATCATGGTATAG